The following are encoded together in the Ovis canadensis isolate MfBH-ARS-UI-01 breed Bighorn chromosome 2, ARS-UI_OviCan_v2, whole genome shotgun sequence genome:
- the PRKRA gene encoding interferon-inducible double-stranded RNA-dependent protein kinase activator A isoform X3, protein MPDPSKQPKNQLNPIGSLQELAIHHGWRLPEYTLSQEGGPAHKREYTTICRLESFMETGKGASKKQAKRNAAEKFLAKFSNISPENHISLTNMVGHSLGCTWHSLRNSPGEKINLLKRSLLSIPNTDYIQLLSEIAKEQGFNITYLDIEELSANGQYQCLAELSTSPITVCHGSGISCSSAQSDAAHNALQYLKIIAERK, encoded by the exons ATGCCTGACCCTTCCAAGCAACCAAAGAACCAGCTTAATCCTATTGGCTCATTACAG GAATTGGCTATTCATCATGGCTGGAGACTTCCTGAATATACCCTTTCCCAGGAGGGAGGACCTGCTCATAAGAGGGAATATACCACAATTTGCAGGCTTGAATCATTCATGGAAACTG gaAAGGGGGCATCAAAGAAACAAGCCAAGAGAAATGCTGCTGAGAaatttcttgccaaattcagtAATATTTCTCCAGAGAACCACATTTCTTTG ACAAATATGGTAGGGCATTCTTTAGGTTGTACTTGGCATTCCTTAAGGAATTCTCCTGGTGAAAAGATCAACTTACTGAAAAGAAGCCTCCTCAGTATTCCAAATACAGATTACATCCAGCTGCTTAGTGAAATTGCGAAGGAACAAGGTTTTAATATAACATATTTGGATATAG AAGAACTGAGTGCGAACGGACAGTACCAGTGTCTCGCTGAGCTGTCCACCAGTCCCATCACGGTCTGTCACGGCTCGGGGATCTCCTGCAGCAGTGCGCAGAGTGATGCAGCTCACAATGCTTTGCAGTATTTAAAGATAATAGCAGAAAGAAAGTAA
- the PJVK gene encoding pejvakin isoform X2, translated as MESIRTTRQCSLSVHAGIRGEAMRFHFMDEQNPKGRDKAIVFPAHTTIAFSVFELFIYLDGAFDLCVTSVSKGGFEREETATFALLYRLRNILFERNRRVMDTISRSQLYLDDLFSDYYDKPLSMSDISLKEGTHIRVNLLNHNIPKGPCILCGMGNFKRETVYGCFQCSVDGQKYVRLHAVPCFDIWHKRMK; from the exons ATGGAAAGCATCCGAACCACACGACAGTGCTCACTGTCTGTGCACGCTGGAATTCGTGGGGAAGCCATGAGG tttcattttatggatgaacaGAATCCCAAGGGAAGGgacaaagctattgtttttccagcacATACAACCATAGCTTTCAGTGTTTTTGAACTCTTCATTTACTTGGATGGTGCCTTTG accTTTGTGTCACTTCAGTGTCAAAAGGAGGATTTGAAAGGGAAGAAACGGCAACATTTGCACTGCTCTACAGATTGAGAAATATACTATTTGAAAGAA ATAGAAGAGTGATGGACACCATTTCTCGTTCACAGCTTTACTTAGATGATCTTTTTTCTGACTATTATGACAAACCTCTCAGCATGAGTGATATTTCACTCAAAGAAGGTACTCACATCCGTGTTAACTTACTTAATCACAACATTCCAAAAGGACCTTGCATACTCTGTGGAATGGGGAACTTTAAAAGGGAGACAGTTTACGGGTGTTTTCAGTGCTCTGTTGATGGGCAGAAGTACGTGCGACTTCATGCCGTTCCTTGTTTTGACATTTGGCacaagagaatgaaataa
- the PRKRA gene encoding interferon-inducible double-stranded RNA-dependent protein kinase activator A isoform X1, which yields MSQSRHRAAAPPMEREDSGTFSLGKMITAKPGKTPIQVLHEYGMKTKNIPVYECERSDVQIHVPTFTFRVTVGDITCTGEGTSKKLAKHRAAEAAINILKANASICFAVPDPLMPDPSKQPKNQLNPIGSLQELAIHHGWRLPEYTLSQEGGPAHKREYTTICRLESFMETGKGASKKQAKRNAAEKFLAKFSNISPENHISLTNMVGHSLGCTWHSLRNSPGEKINLLKRSLLSIPNTDYIQLLSEIAKEQGFNITYLDIVIVFECVIAEELSANGQYQCLAELSTSPITVCHGSGISCSSAQSDAAHNALQYLKIIAERK from the exons ATGTCTCAGAGCAGGCATCGCGCCGCGGCTCCGCCGATGGAGCGCGAGGACAGCGGAACCTTCAG TTTGGGGAAGATGATTACAGCTAAGCCAGGGAAAACACCGATTCAGGTATTACACGAATACGGCATGAAGACCAAGAACATACCGGTTTATGAATGTGAAAGATCCGATGTGCAAATACACGTGCCCACTTTCACCTTCAGAGTAACCGTTGGTGACATAACCTGCACAG GTGAAGGTACAAGTAAGAAGCTGGCGAAACATAGAGCTGCAGAGGCTGCCATAAACATTTTGAAAGCCAATGCAAGTATTTG CTTTGCAGTTCCTGATCCCTTAATGCCTGACCCTTCCAAGCAACCAAAGAACCAGCTTAATCCTATTGGCTCATTACAG GAATTGGCTATTCATCATGGCTGGAGACTTCCTGAATATACCCTTTCCCAGGAGGGAGGACCTGCTCATAAGAGGGAATATACCACAATTTGCAGGCTTGAATCATTCATGGAAACTG gaAAGGGGGCATCAAAGAAACAAGCCAAGAGAAATGCTGCTGAGAaatttcttgccaaattcagtAATATTTCTCCAGAGAACCACATTTCTTTG ACAAATATGGTAGGGCATTCTTTAGGTTGTACTTGGCATTCCTTAAGGAATTCTCCTGGTGAAAAGATCAACTTACTGAAAAGAAGCCTCCTCAGTATTCCAAATACAGATTACATCCAGCTGCTTAGTGAAATTGCGAAGGAACAAGGTTTTAATATAACATATTTGGATATAG TCATCGTGTTTGAATGTGTCATTGCAGAAGAACTGAGTGCGAACGGACAGTACCAGTGTCTCGCTGAGCTGTCCACCAGTCCCATCACGGTCTGTCACGGCTCGGGGATCTCCTGCAGCAGTGCGCAGAGTGATGCAGCTCACAATGCTTTGCAGTATTTAAAGATAATAGCAGAAAGAAAGTAA
- the FKBP7 gene encoding peptidyl-prolyl cis-trans isomerase FKBP7 isoform X1 codes for MRVLFRLIVFFYVWGIFTAQGQKAEESTEEVKIEVLHRPENCSKTSKKGDLLNAHYDGFLAKDGSKFYCSRTQNEGHPKWFVLGVGQVIKGLDIGMMDMCPGEKRKLIIPPSFAYGKEGYAEGKIPPDATLIFEIELYAVTKGPRSVETFKQIDVDNDRQLSKTEISHYLKKEFEKDEKPRDKSYQTAVLEDFFKKNDRDGDGFISSKEYNVYQHDEL; via the exons ATGCGTGTCTTATTTAGATTAATCGTTTTCTTTTACGTGTGGGGCATTTTTACTGCTCAGggacaaaaggcagaggagagcaCAGAGGAAGTGAAAATAGAAGTTTTGCATCGTCCAGAAAATTGCTCTAAGACAAGCAAAAAGGGAGACCTGCTAAATGCCCATTACGACGGCTTCTTGGCTAAAGACGGCTCGAAATTCTACTGCAG CCGGACACAAAATGAAGGCCACCCCAAATGGTTTGTTCTTGGTGTCGGACAAGTCATAAAAGGCCTAGACATTGGGATGATGGATATGTGTCCTGGAGAGAAGCGAAAATTGATTATACCTCCTTCATTTGCATATGGAAAGGAAGGCTATG CAGAAGGCAAGATTCCACCTGATGCAACACTGATTTTTGAGATTGAACTTTATGCTGTGACCAAAGGGCCACGAAGCGTTGAAACATTTAAACAGATAGACGTGGACAATGACAGGCAACTTTCTAAAACTGAG ATAAGTCATTACCtgaaaaaggaatttgaaaaagacGAGAAGCCACGTGACAAGTCGTATCAGACTGCAGTTTTAGAGGATTTTTTTAAGAAGAACGACCGCGATGGGGAtggcttcatttcttctaaggaatacAATGTCTATCAACATGATGAACtatag
- the PJVK gene encoding pejvakin isoform X1, with protein MFAAATKSFVKQVGDGGRLVPVPSLSEADKYQPLSLVVKKKRCFLFPRYKFTSTPFTLKDILLGDREISAGISSYQLLNYEDESDVSLYGRRGNHIVNDVGINVTGSDSIAVKASFGVVTKHEVEVSTLLKEITTRKINFDHSLIRQSRSSRKAVLCVVMESIRTTRQCSLSVHAGIRGEAMRFHFMDEQNPKGRDKAIVFPAHTTIAFSVFELFIYLDGAFDLCVTSVSKGGFEREETATFALLYRLRNILFERNRRVMDTISRSQLYLDDLFSDYYDKPLSMSDISLKEGTHIRVNLLNHNIPKGPCILCGMGNFKRETVYGCFQCSVDGQKYVRLHAVPCFDIWHKRMK; from the exons atgtttgctgctgctaccAAGAGCTTTGTCAAACAAGTTGGAGATGGAGGGAGATTAGTTCCTGTTCCAAGCCTCAGTGAGGCTGACAAATACCAACCTCTAAGTCTGGTGGTAAAGAAGAAGCGATGTTTTCTGTTTCCTAGATATAAATTTACCTCAACACCTTTTACACTGAAAGATATTCTTCTAGGAGACAGAGAAATTTCAGCTG GTATTTCATCTTATCAGCTACTGAATTATGAAGATGAATCAGATGTTTCACTCTATGGAAGACGAGGCAACCATATTGTGAATGACGTTGGGATTAATGTTACTGGATCAGATTCCATTGCAGTAAAAGCTTCATTTGGTGTAGTAACCAAACATGAAGTGGAAGTATCAACATTACTCAAGGAAATTACTACACG aaaaattaattttgaccACAGTTTGATACGTCAGTCAAGGAGCAGCAGAAAGGCAGTGTTGTGTGTGGTCATGGAAAGCATCCGAACCACACGACAGTGCTCACTGTCTGTGCACGCTGGAATTCGTGGGGAAGCCATGAGG tttcattttatggatgaacaGAATCCCAAGGGAAGGgacaaagctattgtttttccagcacATACAACCATAGCTTTCAGTGTTTTTGAACTCTTCATTTACTTGGATGGTGCCTTTG accTTTGTGTCACTTCAGTGTCAAAAGGAGGATTTGAAAGGGAAGAAACGGCAACATTTGCACTGCTCTACAGATTGAGAAATATACTATTTGAAAGAA ATAGAAGAGTGATGGACACCATTTCTCGTTCACAGCTTTACTTAGATGATCTTTTTTCTGACTATTATGACAAACCTCTCAGCATGAGTGATATTTCACTCAAAGAAGGTACTCACATCCGTGTTAACTTACTTAATCACAACATTCCAAAAGGACCTTGCATACTCTGTGGAATGGGGAACTTTAAAAGGGAGACAGTTTACGGGTGTTTTCAGTGCTCTGTTGATGGGCAGAAGTACGTGCGACTTCATGCCGTTCCTTGTTTTGACATTTGGCacaagagaatgaaataa
- the FKBP7 gene encoding peptidyl-prolyl cis-trans isomerase FKBP7 isoform X3, protein MRVLFRLIVFFYVWGIFTAQGQKAEESTEEVKIEVLHRPENCSKTSKKGDLLNAHYDGFLAKDGSKFYCSRTQNEGHPKWFVLGVGQVIKGLDIGMMDMCPGEKRKLIIPPSFAYGKEGYDKSLPEKGI, encoded by the exons ATGCGTGTCTTATTTAGATTAATCGTTTTCTTTTACGTGTGGGGCATTTTTACTGCTCAGggacaaaaggcagaggagagcaCAGAGGAAGTGAAAATAGAAGTTTTGCATCGTCCAGAAAATTGCTCTAAGACAAGCAAAAAGGGAGACCTGCTAAATGCCCATTACGACGGCTTCTTGGCTAAAGACGGCTCGAAATTCTACTGCAG CCGGACACAAAATGAAGGCCACCCCAAATGGTTTGTTCTTGGTGTCGGACAAGTCATAAAAGGCCTAGACATTGGGATGATGGATATGTGTCCTGGAGAGAAGCGAAAATTGATTATACCTCCTTCATTTGCATATGGAAAGGAAGGCTATG ATAAGTCATTACCtgaaaaaggaatttga
- the PRKRA gene encoding interferon-inducible double-stranded RNA-dependent protein kinase activator A isoform X2, protein MSQSRHRAAAPPMEREDSGTFSLGKMITAKPGKTPIQVLHEYGMKTKNIPVYECERSDVQIHVPTFTFRVTVGDITCTGEGTSKKLAKHRAAEAAINILKANASICFAVPDPLMPDPSKQPKNQLNPIGSLQELAIHHGWRLPEYTLSQEGGPAHKREYTTICRLESFMETGKGASKKQAKRNAAEKFLAKFSNISPENHISLTNMVGHSLGCTWHSLRNSPGEKINLLKRSLLSIPNTDYIQLLSEIAKEQGFNITYLDIEELSANGQYQCLAELSTSPITVCHGSGISCSSAQSDAAHNALQYLKIIAERK, encoded by the exons ATGTCTCAGAGCAGGCATCGCGCCGCGGCTCCGCCGATGGAGCGCGAGGACAGCGGAACCTTCAG TTTGGGGAAGATGATTACAGCTAAGCCAGGGAAAACACCGATTCAGGTATTACACGAATACGGCATGAAGACCAAGAACATACCGGTTTATGAATGTGAAAGATCCGATGTGCAAATACACGTGCCCACTTTCACCTTCAGAGTAACCGTTGGTGACATAACCTGCACAG GTGAAGGTACAAGTAAGAAGCTGGCGAAACATAGAGCTGCAGAGGCTGCCATAAACATTTTGAAAGCCAATGCAAGTATTTG CTTTGCAGTTCCTGATCCCTTAATGCCTGACCCTTCCAAGCAACCAAAGAACCAGCTTAATCCTATTGGCTCATTACAG GAATTGGCTATTCATCATGGCTGGAGACTTCCTGAATATACCCTTTCCCAGGAGGGAGGACCTGCTCATAAGAGGGAATATACCACAATTTGCAGGCTTGAATCATTCATGGAAACTG gaAAGGGGGCATCAAAGAAACAAGCCAAGAGAAATGCTGCTGAGAaatttcttgccaaattcagtAATATTTCTCCAGAGAACCACATTTCTTTG ACAAATATGGTAGGGCATTCTTTAGGTTGTACTTGGCATTCCTTAAGGAATTCTCCTGGTGAAAAGATCAACTTACTGAAAAGAAGCCTCCTCAGTATTCCAAATACAGATTACATCCAGCTGCTTAGTGAAATTGCGAAGGAACAAGGTTTTAATATAACATATTTGGATATAG AAGAACTGAGTGCGAACGGACAGTACCAGTGTCTCGCTGAGCTGTCCACCAGTCCCATCACGGTCTGTCACGGCTCGGGGATCTCCTGCAGCAGTGCGCAGAGTGATGCAGCTCACAATGCTTTGCAGTATTTAAAGATAATAGCAGAAAGAAAGTAA
- the FKBP7 gene encoding peptidyl-prolyl cis-trans isomerase FKBP7 isoform X2, producing the protein MRVLFRLIVFFYVWGIFTAQGQKAEESTEEVKIEVLHRPENCSKTSKKGDLLNAHYDGFLAKDGSKFYCSRTQNEGHPKWFVLGVGQVIKGLDIGMMDMCPGEKRKLIIPPSFAYGKEGYEGKIPPDATLIFEIELYAVTKGPRSVETFKQIDVDNDRQLSKTEISHYLKKEFEKDEKPRDKSYQTAVLEDFFKKNDRDGDGFISSKEYNVYQHDEL; encoded by the exons ATGCGTGTCTTATTTAGATTAATCGTTTTCTTTTACGTGTGGGGCATTTTTACTGCTCAGggacaaaaggcagaggagagcaCAGAGGAAGTGAAAATAGAAGTTTTGCATCGTCCAGAAAATTGCTCTAAGACAAGCAAAAAGGGAGACCTGCTAAATGCCCATTACGACGGCTTCTTGGCTAAAGACGGCTCGAAATTCTACTGCAG CCGGACACAAAATGAAGGCCACCCCAAATGGTTTGTTCTTGGTGTCGGACAAGTCATAAAAGGCCTAGACATTGGGATGATGGATATGTGTCCTGGAGAGAAGCGAAAATTGATTATACCTCCTTCATTTGCATATGGAAAGGAAGGCTATG AAGGCAAGATTCCACCTGATGCAACACTGATTTTTGAGATTGAACTTTATGCTGTGACCAAAGGGCCACGAAGCGTTGAAACATTTAAACAGATAGACGTGGACAATGACAGGCAACTTTCTAAAACTGAG ATAAGTCATTACCtgaaaaaggaatttgaaaaagacGAGAAGCCACGTGACAAGTCGTATCAGACTGCAGTTTTAGAGGATTTTTTTAAGAAGAACGACCGCGATGGGGAtggcttcatttcttctaaggaatacAATGTCTATCAACATGATGAACtatag